Proteins encoded together in one Gemmatimonadota bacterium DH-78 window:
- a CDS encoding nuclear transport factor 2 family protein, whose product MKGLLSVVGLLSGVALLYAWGPPGPAEAAWTSADEEAVREAVLDYVEGVYEVAPERIDRSVHPSLHKLGFLRRPDGSWGTAPMDFEQLRALAGQWNADGHVGDDGRKEVTVLDVLDQTASAKLVAEWGVDYFHLARVDGRWQILNVLWQTPPADG is encoded by the coding sequence ATGAAAGGACTGTTGAGTGTCGTGGGACTTCTGTCGGGTGTGGCACTGCTGTACGCGTGGGGCCCGCCGGGTCCGGCCGAGGCGGCGTGGACCTCGGCCGACGAGGAGGCGGTGCGCGAGGCCGTGCTCGACTACGTGGAGGGGGTGTACGAGGTGGCTCCCGAGCGCATCGACCGGAGCGTGCATCCCTCGCTGCACAAGCTCGGATTCCTGCGGCGCCCCGACGGCAGCTGGGGCACGGCTCCGATGGACTTCGAGCAGCTCCGCGCCCTGGCCGGCCAGTGGAACGCCGACGGGCATGTGGGCGACGACGGGCGGAAGGAGGTGACGGTGCTCGACGTGCTCGATCAGACCGCCAGCGCCAAGCTCGTGGCCGAATGGGGGGTGGACTACTTCCATCTCGCGCGCGTCGACGGCCGCTGGCAGATCCTCAACGTGCTCTGGCAGACGCCGCCGGCCGACGGGTGA
- a CDS encoding 5-(carboxyamino)imidazole ribonucleotide synthase, with protein MNVGVLGGGQLGRMLALAGVPLGARFRFLEHRSPAPVDGLGEVVRAPYDDADALARFRDGLEVGTYEFENVPDASARALADAEIPVYPPPAALEFARDRKHEKDGFGALGIPTAPWRAVDDRASFDAAVEQLGLPAVLKTRRLGYDGKGQRLLRSPADLDAAWAALGDRPLVLEGFVEFSRELSIVGVRGRDGETAFYPLVENTHASGVLVRTDAPAPGCSPELQRTAERYAGAVMRYLDYVGVLALELFQVGDELWANEMAPRVHNSGHWTQNGAVTSQFENHMRAVMGLPLGSTEPVGHSVMLNLLGALPPAEAVLAEPMAHLHLYDKAPRPGRKIGHVNVCGPDREAVRDAARRIDRTFPDGAGPA; from the coding sequence GTGAACGTCGGTGTTCTGGGCGGCGGGCAGCTCGGCCGCATGCTCGCCCTCGCCGGCGTGCCCCTCGGGGCCCGCTTCCGGTTTCTCGAGCACCGCAGCCCGGCGCCCGTGGACGGCCTCGGCGAGGTGGTGCGCGCGCCCTACGACGACGCCGACGCGCTCGCCCGTTTCCGCGACGGCCTCGAGGTGGGCACCTACGAGTTCGAGAACGTACCCGACGCCTCGGCGCGCGCGCTCGCCGACGCCGAGATCCCGGTCTATCCGCCGCCGGCCGCGCTCGAGTTCGCCCGCGACCGCAAGCACGAGAAGGACGGCTTCGGCGCGCTCGGCATTCCCACGGCGCCCTGGCGGGCCGTGGACGACCGCGCCTCGTTCGATGCCGCGGTGGAACAGCTCGGACTGCCGGCCGTGCTCAAGACCCGCCGACTGGGCTACGACGGCAAGGGGCAGCGCCTGCTGCGCTCACCCGCCGACCTCGACGCGGCGTGGGCCGCACTCGGCGATCGGCCGCTGGTGCTCGAGGGCTTCGTGGAGTTCTCGCGCGAGCTTTCGATCGTCGGGGTGCGCGGACGCGACGGCGAGACCGCCTTCTACCCGCTGGTGGAGAACACCCACGCCTCCGGAGTGCTGGTGCGCACCGACGCCCCGGCGCCGGGCTGCTCGCCGGAGCTGCAGCGCACGGCCGAGCGCTACGCCGGCGCCGTGATGCGGTATCTCGACTACGTGGGGGTGCTCGCCCTCGAGCTGTTCCAGGTGGGCGACGAGTTGTGGGCCAACGAGATGGCGCCCCGCGTGCACAACTCCGGGCACTGGACCCAGAACGGTGCCGTCACGAGCCAGTTCGAGAACCACATGCGCGCCGTGATGGGACTCCCCCTCGGCTCCACCGAGCCCGTCGGGCACTCCGTGATGCTCAATCTGCTCGGGGCCCTTCCCCCGGCCGAGGCGGTGCTCGCCGAGCCGATGGCTCACCTGCACCTCTACGACAAGGCCCCGCGCCCCGGGCGCAAGATCGGGCACGTGAACGTCTGCGGCCCCGATCGCGAGGCGGTTCGCGACGCCGCCCGCAGAATCGACCGCACCTTTCCGGACGGCGCCGGCCCCGCCTGA
- a CDS encoding helix-turn-helix domain-containing protein codes for MSVQPDLTTLHDGPAARLALHPLRRELLARLTAPASAAQAARDLGLARQKVNYHLRLLEDAGLVELVEERMVGNCTERVMRSKAKSFVLAPGALGDLAPDPDAIRDRFSAAYLTAVASRAVQDLGELGSAAEAADKKLATLCIETEVRFASPSAQQSFARELASAVRDIAARHHDDRAPGGRRFRFFVGGYPARTPTGDAS; via the coding sequence ATGTCGGTTCAGCCGGACCTCACCACCCTCCACGACGGTCCCGCCGCCCGGCTGGCCCTCCACCCGCTCCGGCGCGAGCTGCTGGCCCGCCTCACTGCACCCGCCTCCGCAGCGCAGGCCGCTCGCGACCTCGGGCTCGCCCGCCAGAAGGTGAACTACCACCTGCGACTTCTCGAAGACGCCGGGCTGGTCGAACTCGTTGAAGAACGGATGGTGGGCAACTGCACCGAGCGGGTGATGCGCTCGAAGGCCAAGTCGTTCGTGCTCGCGCCCGGCGCACTCGGCGATCTGGCGCCCGATCCCGACGCGATCCGCGACCGCTTCTCGGCCGCCTATCTCACCGCGGTCGCGTCGCGGGCGGTGCAGGACCTCGGCGAGCTCGGCTCGGCCGCCGAGGCCGCGGACAAGAAGCTCGCCACCCTGTGCATCGAGACCGAGGTGAGGTTCGCCTCGCCGTCCGCGCAGCAGTCGTTCGCCCGAGAGCTGGCGAGCGCCGTGCGCGATATCGCGGCCCGCCACCACGACGACCGCGCACCCGGGGGTCGTCGCTTTCGTTTCTTCGTCGGGGGCTACCCGGCGCGCACCCCGACCGGAGATGCATCGTGA
- a CDS encoding serine hydrolase, whose protein sequence is MSSRTRLVAVIAGLLLLGQAGCDRSPTAPPGVLDEGRAGRWVTASPESRGLDAAVLSALASEIDAGLHGEITSLLVVRHGRLVYERYWNEAGPADLHVVNSVTKSVTSLLIGMAVHDGTLPHTDVPVLDLLAPRELSDPEGKERITLAHVLTMRTGLAWDEWSTNYAEAANPVASLVRSDDWPRFTLDLPFDAEPGTRFTYNSGVSVLMSAVLDRALGRTAESFAVERLFTPLGIEQWRWTRTSGGLSNAGWGLSLRPRDMAAIGQLILQEGVWDRSPVVPAEWIEASTVAATRFTDGTGYGYQWWLGRDDGAGRAIAAWGYGGQFIVAVPSLDLVIVTTAENFFGGGFDPWILADRGYRAAGVAPPL, encoded by the coding sequence ATGAGCTCACGCACACGCCTCGTCGCGGTGATCGCCGGCCTGCTCCTGCTCGGTCAGGCCGGCTGCGACCGCAGCCCGACGGCCCCTCCCGGCGTCCTCGACGAAGGGCGCGCGGGTCGGTGGGTCACGGCGAGCCCGGAGTCCCGGGGGCTCGACGCGGCCGTTCTCTCCGCTCTCGCCTCCGAGATCGACGCCGGGCTTCACGGTGAGATCACCAGCCTGCTCGTGGTTCGCCACGGGCGGTTGGTGTACGAGCGCTACTGGAACGAAGCCGGGCCCGCGGATCTGCATGTGGTGAACTCGGTGACCAAGTCGGTCACCTCGCTCCTGATCGGCATGGCCGTGCACGACGGCACCCTTCCCCATACCGACGTCCCGGTGCTCGATCTCCTGGCGCCGCGCGAGCTGTCCGACCCGGAGGGCAAGGAGCGCATCACCCTCGCTCACGTGCTCACCATGCGGACCGGCCTCGCGTGGGACGAGTGGTCGACCAATTACGCCGAGGCCGCGAACCCGGTGGCGTCGCTCGTCCGAAGCGACGACTGGCCCCGCTTCACCCTGGATCTTCCCTTCGACGCCGAACCGGGCACCCGGTTCACCTACAACAGCGGCGTGTCGGTTCTGATGTCGGCGGTGCTCGATCGAGCGCTGGGGCGGACGGCGGAGTCGTTCGCCGTCGAGCGCCTCTTCACTCCTCTCGGCATCGAGCAGTGGCGGTGGACCCGCACCTCCGGCGGCCTCAGCAACGCCGGATGGGGCCTCTCGCTCCGCCCCCGCGACATGGCGGCGATCGGCCAGCTGATCCTTCAGGAGGGTGTATGGGACCGCTCCCCGGTGGTTCCCGCGGAGTGGATCGAGGCGAGCACCGTCGCCGCCACCCGCTTCACCGACGGCACGGGCTACGGCTACCAGTGGTGGCTCGGGCGCGACGACGGGGCCGGGCGCGCCATCGCCGCCTGGGGGTACGGCGGACAGTTCATCGTGGCGGTGCCGAGCCTCGATCTCGTGATCGTGACCACGGCGGAGAACTTCTTCGGGGGAGGTTTCGACCCCTGGATTCTCGCCGACCGGGGGTACCGGGCGGCGGGGGTGGCGCCCCCCCTCTGA
- the greA gene encoding transcription elongation factor GreA has protein sequence MLDEIRDKIEAEIGRLTHELNVELPERIRIAVEHGDLRENAEYKAGLERQGFVQARIGHLQARMSELSKIDVKAMPWDKVGFGSKVKVYNVAMEEEAEFSIVAGDFMDLDGGQVSMASPIGRGLMGSREGEDVTISLPVGDRVFKILELVTLPQQLGLDPDEVKGE, from the coding sequence ATGCTCGACGAAATCCGTGACAAGATCGAGGCCGAGATCGGCCGACTGACGCACGAGCTCAACGTGGAGCTGCCGGAGCGCATCCGGATCGCGGTGGAGCACGGCGACCTGCGCGAGAACGCCGAATACAAGGCGGGGCTCGAGCGACAGGGCTTCGTGCAGGCCCGCATCGGGCACCTTCAGGCCCGCATGTCGGAGCTGTCGAAGATCGACGTGAAGGCCATGCCCTGGGACAAGGTCGGCTTCGGGTCGAAGGTGAAGGTGTACAACGTCGCCATGGAGGAAGAGGCCGAGTTCTCCATCGTGGCGGGCGACTTCATGGATCTCGACGGCGGCCAGGTGTCGATGGCGTCGCCCATCGGCCGGGGCCTCATGGGCTCGCGCGAGGGGGAGGACGTCACGATCTCGCTCCCCGTGGGCGACCGGGTGTTCAAGATCCTCGAACTCGTCACGCTGCCTCAGCAGCTCGGTCTCGACCCCGACGAGGTGAAGGGCGAGTAG
- the purE gene encoding 5-(carboxyamino)imidazole ribonucleotide mutase, whose amino-acid sequence MGSRSDWETMERAVVTLEALDVPHEVRVVSAHRTPDLLFEYAEQAEARGLEVIIAGAGGAAHLPGMVAAKTVLPVLGVPVQSRALKGMDSLLSIVQMPGGVPVGTLAIGGAGAVNAALLAGQILGAAHPEIRSAVRDYRAARTRAVLADPDPREPDPRQPRS is encoded by the coding sequence ATGGGGTCTCGTTCCGACTGGGAAACGATGGAGCGCGCCGTCGTCACACTCGAGGCGCTGGATGTGCCCCACGAGGTGCGCGTCGTATCGGCGCACCGCACGCCCGACCTGCTGTTCGAGTACGCCGAGCAGGCCGAGGCGCGGGGCCTCGAGGTGATCATCGCCGGCGCGGGAGGCGCCGCGCACCTGCCCGGGATGGTGGCGGCCAAGACGGTGCTGCCCGTGCTCGGGGTACCGGTTCAGAGCCGTGCGCTCAAGGGCATGGACTCGCTCCTTTCGATCGTGCAGATGCCCGGCGGCGTGCCGGTGGGCACGCTCGCGATCGGCGGGGCCGGCGCGGTGAATGCCGCGCTCCTCGCCGGGCAGATCCTGGGGGCGGCCCACCCCGAGATCCGCTCGGCCGTGCGCGACTACCGCGCCGCTCGCACCCGCGCCGTGCTGGCCGACCCGGATCCCCGGGAGCCCGACCCGCGCCAGCCCCGGTCGTGA
- a CDS encoding HupE/UreJ family protein, with the protein MRFAFPPFRPAAATAGLVALAFMATAPRPVAGAVGATLGATGAPSGAIVAPSGAPGTASGASSSSGASASGAAVVRHEVPANVSVQAYVRPSGSTLTVLVRVPLESMRDVLWPRLDDGSLDLAHPELPALLREAAQVWIAGYLAFEENGRPLPEERIVATRLTAPGDRTFNSWAGAEALLNGPGLPTSVRMRPEVALFDVRLEVPITDDEARFTVDPELAHLGIETVSVIHLVLPDGAERVFQYVGNPGPVQLDPRWHQAVLRFVMLGFDHILEGWDHLLFVLCLVIPFRSVRGLVPVVTAFTVAHSITLIAAAMGMAPDVLWFPPLVETLIAASIVWMALENVLGIGRERRWTVAFGAGLIHGFGFSFLLSESLQFAGGHLVSSLLAFNVGVELGQLVALAVFVPVLRWVFARLPEVRPGEIVVSVLVGHTAWHWMTERGAGFAQYDITLPLVDAGFVADAMRWGALALVALGASWLLSNLFGRARGSGTRVAADS; encoded by the coding sequence ATGCGATTCGCCTTCCCCCCGTTTCGCCCCGCCGCCGCCACCGCGGGGCTCGTCGCTCTCGCCTTCATGGCCACGGCGCCACGACCGGTCGCCGGGGCCGTCGGCGCCACCCTCGGTGCGACCGGCGCCCCCTCCGGCGCGATCGTCGCCCCCTCCGGCGCGCCCGGCACCGCCTCCGGCGCCTCCTCCTCCTCCGGCGCCTCCGCGTCGGGCGCCGCCGTCGTTCGCCACGAAGTGCCCGCCAACGTCTCGGTCCAGGCGTACGTGAGGCCCTCGGGCTCGACCCTGACCGTGCTGGTGCGGGTGCCGCTCGAGAGCATGCGCGACGTGCTCTGGCCGCGGCTCGACGACGGCTCCCTCGACCTCGCGCACCCCGAGCTGCCCGCGCTTCTTCGCGAGGCCGCGCAGGTGTGGATCGCGGGCTACCTCGCCTTCGAGGAGAACGGGCGACCGCTGCCCGAAGAGCGGATCGTCGCCACCCGGCTCACTGCTCCGGGCGATCGCACCTTCAACTCATGGGCGGGTGCCGAGGCGCTCCTGAACGGTCCGGGACTTCCCACCAGCGTGCGGATGCGACCGGAGGTGGCGCTCTTCGACGTGCGCCTCGAGGTGCCGATCACCGACGACGAGGCGCGGTTCACGGTCGACCCCGAGCTCGCCCATCTGGGCATCGAGACGGTGAGCGTGATCCATCTCGTGCTCCCCGACGGCGCCGAGCGGGTGTTTCAGTACGTGGGCAATCCGGGGCCGGTGCAGCTCGATCCGCGGTGGCATCAGGCGGTGCTGCGCTTCGTGATGCTGGGATTCGACCACATTCTCGAGGGGTGGGACCACCTGCTGTTCGTGCTCTGCCTCGTGATTCCCTTCCGCAGCGTGCGCGGCCTGGTGCCGGTGGTGACGGCCTTCACCGTGGCACACTCGATCACCCTGATCGCCGCCGCGATGGGAATGGCCCCCGACGTGCTCTGGTTCCCCCCGCTGGTCGAGACGCTGATCGCCGCGTCGATCGTCTGGATGGCCCTCGAAAACGTGCTCGGGATCGGCCGGGAGCGGCGGTGGACGGTGGCCTTCGGCGCCGGCCTGATCCACGGTTTCGGCTTCTCGTTTCTACTCAGCGAATCGCTGCAGTTCGCCGGCGGGCACCTGGTCTCCTCCCTGCTGGCCTTCAACGTCGGCGTCGAACTCGGACAGCTGGTGGCGCTGGCCGTGTTCGTTCCGGTGTTGCGCTGGGTCTTCGCGCGCCTTCCCGAGGTCCGCCCGGGTGAGATCGTGGTGTCGGTGCTGGTGGGACACACCGCCTGGCACTGGATGACCGAGCGGGGGGCGGGGTTCGCCCAGTACGACATCACGCTGCCCCTGGTCGACGCCGGGTTCGTGGCCGATGCGATGCGCTGGGGCGCCCTCGCCCTGGTCGCGCTCGGGGCGTCGTGGCTGCTGTCGAACCTCTTCGGTCGCGCGCGAGGCAGCGGGACGCGGGTGGCCGCCGACTCCTGA
- a CDS encoding SRPBCC domain-containing protein, whose protein sequence is MIESNDEGRTIEVTIRIEADPRRVWTALIHPEEIERWFPLHARGEGRDGGRVEVTWGDEGWWGTTLSIVNDGTHARFVDEAAVEHGGPVLYMDYHLESDRGATVLRFVHSGFGPEDRWDDFLDALDAGWSYFFRNLKVYLEHHPGTPRTMIHARPGTRGSRPEIYAALVRAVGIDPDALRETAVGAPVTLRVGNEPVDAVLEAAIDGRTFAARVPSLEQSLLFLEIEKAGDEAKVGVWWSSYGPSAATAGRLAESRDAIVTALEAR, encoded by the coding sequence GTGATCGAGTCGAACGACGAGGGCCGCACCATCGAGGTCACGATTCGCATCGAGGCCGATCCTCGACGGGTCTGGACCGCCCTCATCCACCCCGAGGAGATCGAGCGCTGGTTTCCGCTCCACGCCCGGGGCGAGGGCCGGGACGGCGGCCGGGTGGAGGTCACCTGGGGCGACGAGGGCTGGTGGGGCACCACCCTCTCGATCGTGAACGACGGCACCCACGCGCGCTTCGTGGACGAGGCGGCCGTGGAGCACGGCGGGCCGGTGCTCTACATGGACTACCACCTGGAGTCCGATCGCGGGGCCACGGTGCTGCGATTCGTGCACTCCGGCTTCGGACCGGAAGACCGCTGGGACGACTTCCTCGACGCCCTCGATGCCGGGTGGAGTTACTTCTTCCGCAACCTCAAGGTCTACCTCGAACATCACCCGGGGACTCCGCGCACCATGATCCACGCGCGGCCCGGCACGCGGGGGAGCCGGCCGGAGATCTACGCCGCCCTCGTGCGGGCGGTGGGGATCGACCCCGATGCGCTGCGCGAGACCGCGGTCGGCGCGCCGGTGACGCTGCGGGTCGGCAACGAGCCGGTCGACGCCGTGCTCGAGGCCGCAATCGACGGCCGCACCTTCGCGGCTCGCGTGCCCTCGCTGGAGCAGTCGCTGCTCTTTCTCGAGATCGAGAAGGCGGGCGACGAGGCGAAGGTCGGGGTGTGGTGGTCCAGCTACGGGCCGAGCGCCGCCACCGCGGGGCGGCTCGCGGAGAGCCGCGATGCGATCGTGACGGCGCTCGAAGCCCGCTGA
- a CDS encoding TonB-dependent receptor: MRSTRPGLLPKLATALGTIAALAILVLPAQAQTARQTARITGRALQAETGAPLVGAEVRVAGTSIRTITGTNGRYLITAAPAGPQTLELRFVGREATTRSVDAVAGDVTVVDFSVAVAPVALAGIDVLGVRAMTQARALSEQQNAANIINVVAADQIGRFPDASAPEALQRIPGITVERDQGEGRYINIRGSNSDFTAVNLNGSTAPSPEGDARRVALDAVPVDILESIEVAKAITPDMDAQGIGGAVNLVTRKAPQEAVTSLDLAGGYAPIREQPSYEGTLTVGRRFGEDRRIGLLLMGSYSFRDFGSDDVEPASWDFGDPGLGDDVLEEFETRHYSLTRQRIGGTASLDYRFSETSSIQFTGTYTEHEDTEQRRRIVHVIEDDEMEFNHKNRLETLWIANGRLTGEHLFGNVRFDWGASYGRAGEDTPYDAEIAFVQGDVSYDPDISDPERVLPNPQAGAFGGVFEFDAFEPANSRTTDTDAGVFADFEVPLRLGANASGGLKFGFNLRDKTKDQNVDEFAYELADGTLTLADLGEAFDFSGFVPGPEYGFVPVSTTPDRVKDFAREFAGQLESEKNIEADSEDFDLGERVLAGYLMAELDLTDRFMLLPGVRYEFTDVEGEGFSFDPDEETLTPTAADNSYGSLFPHLHMRYRVTPRTNVRAAFSTAIARPNYFALIPYVIRDDEDRELGNPDLDATTARSFDLLLEHYDQRIGVLSAGVFMKQLSDPIFTFIEENTLGGDDEQPRNGESGDVRGVEVSVQQQLTFLPGALGGLGVYGNYTWTDSEATLADGRTANFAGQADHAFNAALSYERRGFSSQLSFNFRDAYIDGYGDDEAEDEFVGARHQFDLSASLDLPNNGTVYLQMLNLTNQPFILYQGVEERELQREYYRPWGTIGVRLTR, translated from the coding sequence ATGCGCTCGACGCGCCCGGGGCTGCTGCCCAAGCTCGCCACCGCCCTCGGCACGATCGCGGCCCTCGCGATCCTCGTCCTTCCCGCGCAGGCGCAGACCGCCCGCCAGACGGCCCGCATCACGGGTCGCGCCCTCCAGGCCGAGACGGGAGCCCCCCTCGTCGGGGCGGAGGTGCGGGTGGCCGGCACCTCGATCCGCACCATCACCGGCACGAACGGCCGCTACCTCATCACCGCCGCACCGGCCGGACCGCAGACCCTCGAGCTCCGCTTCGTGGGGCGCGAGGCGACGACTCGCTCGGTGGACGCGGTGGCCGGTGACGTGACGGTCGTGGACTTCTCGGTGGCCGTGGCCCCGGTGGCGCTGGCGGGGATCGACGTGCTGGGCGTGCGCGCGATGACGCAGGCACGGGCGCTCTCGGAGCAGCAGAACGCGGCGAACATCATCAACGTGGTCGCCGCCGACCAGATCGGCCGCTTCCCCGACGCGTCGGCCCCCGAAGCGCTGCAGCGCATTCCGGGCATCACGGTGGAGCGCGACCAGGGCGAGGGCCGCTACATCAACATTCGCGGCAGCAACTCCGACTTCACCGCGGTGAACCTGAACGGCTCCACGGCCCCGTCGCCCGAGGGCGACGCGCGCCGAGTGGCGCTCGACGCGGTACCGGTCGACATCCTGGAGTCGATCGAAGTCGCGAAGGCGATCACCCCCGACATGGACGCCCAGGGCATCGGTGGGGCGGTGAACCTCGTCACGCGGAAGGCGCCTCAGGAGGCCGTCACCTCGCTCGATCTGGCCGGGGGCTACGCGCCGATCCGTGAGCAGCCCTCCTACGAGGGTACCCTCACCGTCGGGCGGCGCTTCGGCGAGGACCGTCGGATCGGACTGCTGCTGATGGGATCGTACAGCTTCCGCGACTTCGGCTCCGACGATGTGGAGCCCGCCTCGTGGGACTTCGGCGACCCCGGCCTCGGCGACGACGTGCTCGAGGAGTTCGAGACCCGCCACTACTCGCTCACGCGCCAGCGGATCGGCGGCACCGCCTCGCTCGACTACCGCTTCAGCGAGACCTCGTCGATCCAGTTCACCGGCACCTACACCGAGCACGAAGACACCGAGCAGCGCCGCCGGATCGTGCACGTGATCGAAGACGACGAGATGGAGTTCAACCACAAGAACCGCCTCGAGACGCTCTGGATCGCGAACGGCCGGCTCACCGGCGAGCACCTGTTCGGCAACGTGCGCTTCGACTGGGGCGCGAGCTACGGACGCGCCGGGGAAGACACCCCCTACGACGCGGAGATCGCCTTCGTGCAGGGCGACGTCTCGTACGATCCCGACATCAGCGACCCCGAACGGGTGCTGCCGAACCCGCAGGCCGGGGCCTTCGGCGGGGTGTTCGAGTTCGACGCCTTCGAGCCGGCCAACAGCAGGACCACCGACACCGACGCCGGCGTATTCGCCGACTTCGAGGTGCCTCTGCGGCTCGGGGCCAACGCCAGCGGCGGACTGAAGTTCGGCTTCAATCTCCGCGACAAGACGAAGGACCAGAACGTGGATGAGTTCGCGTACGAGCTCGCGGACGGCACGCTGACCCTGGCCGACCTCGGCGAGGCCTTCGACTTCTCGGGCTTCGTGCCCGGGCCGGAGTACGGCTTCGTACCCGTCTCCACCACCCCCGATCGCGTGAAGGACTTCGCCCGGGAGTTCGCAGGGCAGCTCGAGTCGGAGAAGAACATCGAGGCCGACTCCGAAGACTTCGATCTCGGCGAGCGGGTCCTCGCGGGCTACCTCATGGCCGAGCTCGATCTGACCGACCGATTCATGCTGCTGCCCGGCGTGCGCTACGAGTTCACCGACGTCGAAGGCGAGGGATTCAGCTTCGATCCCGACGAGGAAACCCTGACGCCCACCGCCGCCGACAACAGCTACGGCAGCCTCTTCCCGCACCTCCACATGCGGTATCGGGTCACCCCGCGCACCAACGTGCGAGCCGCCTTCTCGACCGCGATCGCCCGTCCGAACTACTTCGCGCTGATCCCCTACGTGATCCGCGACGACGAGGATCGCGAACTCGGCAATCCCGACCTCGACGCCACCACCGCCCGCAGCTTCGACCTGCTGCTCGAGCACTACGACCAGCGCATCGGCGTGCTCTCGGCCGGCGTGTTCATGAAGCAGCTGAGCGATCCGATCTTCACCTTCATCGAGGAGAACACCCTCGGCGGCGACGACGAGCAGCCGCGCAACGGGGAATCGGGTGACGTGCGCGGCGTGGAGGTGTCGGTGCAGCAGCAGCTCACCTTCCTGCCCGGGGCACTGGGGGGGCTGGGCGTGTACGGCAACTACACCTGGACCGACTCGGAGGCCACCCTCGCCGACGGTCGCACGGCGAACTTCGCCGGCCAGGCCGACCACGCCTTCAACGCGGCGCTGAGCTACGAGCGGCGCGGCTTCAGCTCCCAGCTGAGCTTCAACTTCCGAGACGCGTACATCGACGGGTACGGCGACGACGAAGCCGAAGACGAGTTCGTGGGCGCACGGCACCAGTTCGACCTGTCGGCGAGCCTCGATCTGCCGAACAACGGCACGGTCTACCTGCAGATGCTCAACCTCACCAACCAGCCCTTCATTCTCTACCAGGGGGTGGAGGAGCGGGAGCTGCAGCGGGAGTACTACCGCCCCTGGGGCACGATCGGGGTCCGGCTGACGCGCTGA